Part of the Lotus japonicus ecotype B-129 chromosome 6, LjGifu_v1.2 genome, TAGTACTTAGTttcattatattatatttaaaaaatttcctCAAGTTTTGATTAATAGTGTCATtaaaatgatattaatatttattttatatgtgagaaattgaaaatttcataATTATAAATTAAGAGTTTAATGGTTGTGCACTGTCAGTGCAAAATATTTTTACACATACGACCAATAACTAAATGTCACATATTCAAATGCATTTATGAtcctttttattttgattaaattaaaaacttattttctaATTTGACAACATAtcattggatgtctgtgtaaaaaaaTGTTTACACTTACGGTGCATTACCATTAAATTCATAAAAttaatatgatgaataatatatatacaaatattattaataactaattaatatttttttttacaggaactaattaatattgttattaaagttaatatcaatcaatttcaGTTTTACTATTGATTATGATTTCCCCTCAAGTTGTGATTAATAAGTCACATTTAAGTAATATTAGTATTTAACTTTATAAatgagaaattaatttttttattaatataattaatgaaaaatcttaaaaaattaataagttaTTAATTGAAAGGTCAACTTTGTTATTAGAATTAATGCCAAGTCAATTGAATTTTTACACTTTTTTTCCTCAAGGTGTGAAATAACTCACATTTAAGTAATATTAACGTTCAATTTTATAACTGAGaaattaagttttataaattagtaattttttttttgatacatcggaaaattataaattagtaattaatataattaaaattaaaaaaataactaatCAATATGTTACTAATATAAAAGTCAAGTCACTCTATATATATGATGACgaatataaaattttattaattactaaataatataattattaatgtaaaggtcaAGTCAAATTGATAATTAGTGatgtaattattaattaatggtGGAAAGTAGGCCTCACCTTTTTAGCTTATAAAATGCAATATATCATTTTAGTTCTTTCCTCGCCTATCAGTAAAACCCACCAATACCATAGTTTTTAAAAgatggagaacttaaagagCCTATCTCTTATTTGCAACATTCTTGTTGTAATAACAATAATTTCAATGTCTCTAGGTGATAGCAGTGTCTTGCAACCAAATGATGCGGAATTCATAGCGAAAATGTGCAAGCAAACACCTTATCCTAGTTTCTGCCTTCAATCCCTTCAAGCATACCCTCAAAGTTCTAGTGCAGATGCTAAAGGCTTAGCACTAATCATGGTGGATGTGATCAAAGCCAAAATAACTGATGCAGTAGACAAAATCAATCAACTTCTTCCAGGAAGTAGTGGCGAAGATAAGAAATCTTTGGGTGGATGTCTTAAAATTTACAAATTGCTTTTGGAATTCATCCCAGGAATCGTTTACTCAATTGCGAATTCTGAAGATTACGTCGACGTGGCGTTTTATGAAGAAGGTACTATTTTTAGTGAGGCCAAATCTTGTGAAGCCAGATTCTCTGCTGGGAAATCACCTCTCACCAGTGAGAATAGTGGTGTGAATAATGCAGCCCAGGTGGGAAAGGCTATTACCAAAATTGCCTTTAATATAACTACTGGgtaatctaatctaatctaatataTAGGTCGCATATGCCATGAGTGTTATCTTGATCTTTTTGTCTATGAAATAAAAGTACTATTACTTTAGCTGTGGTTAACAAAAAAAGAccaattataataataattagtataaaaaaattagatgTGGATCTATAGCTGTAAATTAGCTGTGGAATTGGCTGCAAGTTAGCTATAAATTAACTGAAGTATCTTCATATCACATAGAGGTGTGACTAATCTCTCGCTACACTTCACGGTCAACGCTCTAAGTAATAAGAAGCTGACCAATTaatgaatattttttcattcaAGAGCGTTGGAAATTAAAATCGTAACTACTTGCTTAAGGGTAGACATCGACAATATTTGTTTGGTCAAATGTTAccaaaaatttaattatttttcgaTTAGATGGAAGATAACCAACAAGATATTGGTCTAGTATAGTAGGCAAACTAGATTCTCGTAAGTACGAGGTCACAAGATCGAACCCCCGGAAAGTTATTTGTTGGGAGAGACTATCACCGTATCTCAAACATGCTAAAATTTGTCAAGGCCAAAAATTTATTAGAAGTTTATAGTGCGCGCGAAGTATAAATTTTGAATAAGAATGAAGTTGTGTGTCATTTTAACAAACTTGAGAAGAGTGAATGTATTACACTCTTAACTTTAATTAATTGTTATGTATAGAAAAAAGTACTTGCTttcattatattatatttaaaacttCTCCTCAAATTTTGATTAATAGTgtcaataaaataatattaatatttattttatatgtgagaaattgaaatttttataattataaattaatatgatgaataatataaaaatattattaataactagttaatattgttattaaagtTAATATCAATTAATCACTTTTCACTATCAACTATATAGGAATAGTTTTAATGCACtaacggtgtaaataagttttacacaatcattcaatcacatccatCCATTTTGTTAACTCAtaaataaatttgattttaataatatttaaaataaaaaaatgaaataatgtgattgaatgactgTGTTAAacattttacactgtcagtgcatagaaattaatctctaatATTATTTTCCCTTCTAGTTGTGATTAATAGGTTACATTTaagtaatattaatatttaactttataaatgaaaaattaattttttttacaattcataattaatataataaaaatctttaaaatttaataactaattaattaataagttATTAATATAAAGGCCAACTTTGTTATTAGAGTTAATGCAAAGTCAATTAGATATTTACtatcatttattatttttttcctcaCGTTGTGATTAATAATTCACATTTAAGTAATATTAACATttaattttggcttaattgtATTTTTGGTCCCTGATCTATCATGGTTGTGCAATTTGACTCTCcaatgtttaaaacgagcgattttggtccctcttgttccaatttttgaaaattggatCCCTCCGTTAAAATGACATCCAATTTCTAACGGTGTTTGCATACGTGGCACTTATTAATGACGTGGCTCTGACGTTGTGGGCCACTGAAAGGCCATgtcatatattttctttttccttttaaaataattgtgtttcttttaattttatatttttttttcttttaagtttTCATTCTCTTCAACCGGCCTCCTTCATCTCTCTCCATTACACAAGACCATCCCACCACCGTACCACCGCCACCacagcaccaccaccatcgctcccttcttcttctccatcttgACCTCTTCATCCAACCACCATGAATTACAAATCAAATCTTGCACCGCGAAATCCTTCGTTGCTGAATCAAACCCAGTCCACCCAGAAATGAGGGAGAACGCAGGGGAAGAATAGGATGAAGCCAAAACCCAAATCTGAGTTTTTTCAGAAATCTTTCTAGAAACCTAAGAATCGAAACAATCAAAAGAAAGAGGGAAAGGGATGAAGCTAAAACCCATAATCTGAATTTTTCTATAAATCATTCAGATTCGAAACAATTAAAAGAAAGAGGGGAAGATGATGAAGCTTAGCCCAGAATCTGAATTTTACCAAAAGAAAGACGGTAAGAGGATGAAGCTAAAACTCATAATCTGAATCAAAATCTGggtagctttttttttttccaaaaacagAGGAATGTTCAACAACAAAATCAGCCACCTGTGAAACGACATATAAATAGTCGTTTTGCGGATTGATCCTCTGCGACGACAGTGGAACCCCATCGGGTCGCGACTCGTTCTCTGCCACCTTCCTCGCGAAGAAGCCCTCTTTGTTCGCCGCCGAAgcctctgaaggtatgaaaaacgatagaaaggggggtttgaatagagttttcaaataaaacttttcccacttgagattttaacaaatctctcaaacaaagaatgcaaagtgctgagataagagttgaggaaagcacacaaggattttatcctggttcacttgataaatccctcaagctaatccagtctacccgttaaggtgatttcttccttcttagaatgaagacaatccactattcagagtttgt contains:
- the LOC130722082 gene encoding cell wall / vacuolar inhibitor of fructosidase 1-like, whose product is MENLKSLSLICNILVVITIISMSLGDSSVLQPNDAEFIAKMCKQTPYPSFCLQSLQAYPQSSSADAKGLALIMVDVIKAKITDAVDKINQLLPGSSGEDKKSLGGCLKIYKLLLEFIPGIVYSIANSEDYVDVAFYEEGTIFSEAKSCEARFSAGKSPLTSENSGVNNAAQVGKAITKIAFNITTG